A portion of the Cololabis saira isolate AMF1-May2022 chromosome 17, fColSai1.1, whole genome shotgun sequence genome contains these proteins:
- the klhl31 gene encoding kelch-like protein 31 — translation MAPKKNKATKKSKGDINDITVENSPNNKINGLNTLIEGGNGFSCISTEVTDSVYAPNMLEGLSNMRQDSFLCDLTVSAQSKSFDVHKVVMASCSEYIRNILKKDTSLQKIDLNDLSPVGLSTAITYAYSGKLTLSLYSIGSTIAAAMLLQIGTLVKMCSDFLMQELSVENCMYVANIADAYNLKETRGAAKKFMRDNFIEFSEMEQFLKLTYEQICEFLSDDSLQLPSEVTAFQIAMKWLDFDQKRLKYAADLLTYIRFGTISAQDLVNHIQNVPRMMQDPECHRLLVDAMNYHLLPFQQNILQSRRTKIRGGHKVILTVGGRPALTEKSLSKDILYRDADNVWNKLTEMPAKSFNQCVAVLDGFLYVAGGEDQNDARNQAKHAVSNFCRYDPRFNAWIHLTNMIQKRTHFSINTYNGLLFAIGGRNGDGVQASMEVYVPSSNQWQMKAPMEVPRCCHGSSVIDGKILVSGGYINNTYARAVCSYDPSTDTWQDKSSLSTPRGWHCATTVGDRAYVIGGSQLGGRGERVDVLVVESYNPHSGQWSYCAPLHTGVSTAGISILNSKIYLLGGWNEGEKKYKKCIQLYNPDLNEWTEDDELPEATVGISCCVVTIPTRKTRESRSRASSVSSAPVSI, via the exons ATGGCACCCAAAAAGAACAAGGCGACCAAAAAGAGTAAAGGAGACATAAATGACATAACGGTTGAGAACAGCcccaacaacaaaataaatggGTTAAACACTCTGATTGAAGGAGGAAATGGCTTCAGCTGCATCTCAACTGAAGTCACTGACTCTGTGTACGCCCCTAACATGCTGGAGGGTTTGAGCAACATGAGACAGGATAGCTTCCTCTGTGATCTGACAGTCTCCGCCCAATCAAAGTCATTTGATGTCCACAAGGTTGTCATGGCCTCTTGCAGTGAGTACATTAGAAACATCTTGAAGAAGGACACATCCCTCCAGAAGATCGACCTGAATGACCTCTCACCTGTCGGCCTCTCTACTGCGATCACATATGCATACTCAGGAAAGCTCACCTTGTCGCTCTACAGCATCGGCAGCACTATTGCTGCAGCAATGTTGCTGCAGATTGGCACTTTGGTGAAGATGTGCAGCGATTTCCTCATGCAGGAACTCAGCGTGGAAAACTGCATGTACGTGGCCAATATTGCTGATGCCTACAACCTTAAAGAAACCAGGGGGGCAGCAAAGAAGTTCATGAGGGACAACTTCATCGAGTTCTCTGAGATGGAGCAGTTCTTGAAGCTCACCTATGAGCAGATCTGCGAATTTCTCTCAGACGATTCCTTGCAGCTCCCCTCTGAGGTCACAGCCTTCCAGATCGCTATGAAATGGTTGGACTTCGACCAGAAGAGGTTGAAGTATGCAGCAGATCTCCTCACCTACATCCGCTTCGGGACTATCTCTGCCCAAGACCTGGTGAATCACATCCAGAACGTGCCCAGAATGATGCAAGACCCAGAGTGCCACCGTCTCCTCGTTGATGCCATGAATTACCACTTGCTGCCATTTCAACAGAACATCCTACAGTCGCGCAGAACAAAGATACGAGGTGGTCACAAGGTGATTCTCACCGTTGGTGGACGCCCTGCCTTGACGGAGAAATCCCTAAGCAAAGACATTCTCTACAGAGATGCAGACAACGTGTGGAATAAGTTGACAGAAATGCCAGCAAAGAGCTTTAATCAGTGTGTTGCAGTCTTGGACGGCTTTCTGTATGTGGCAGGTGGTGAGGACCAGAATGATGCAAGGAACCAGGCAAAGCACGCTGTCAGCAACTTCTGCAG GTACGATCCCCGCTTCAACGCCTGGATTCACTTGACCAACATGATCCAGAAGCGCACCCACTTCAGCATCAACACCTACAATGGCCTCTTGTTTGCAATCGGAGGGCGAAATGGTGATGGTGTTCAGGCCTCCATGGAGGTCTACGTGCCCTCCTCCAACCAGTGGCAGATGAAAGCTCCCATGGAGGTGCCTCGCTGCTGCCACGGCAGCTCTGTGATCGATGGCAAGATCCTGGTATCAGGGGGTTACATCAACAACACCTACGCCAGGGCCGTGTGCTCCTACGACCCCTCTACTGACACCTGGCAGGATAAGAGCAGCCTGAGCACACCTCGAGGGTGGCACTGCGCCACCACCGTCGGAGACCGAGCCTACGTGATTGGTGGCAGCCAGTTGGGAGGGCGCGGGGAGAGGGTCGATGTCCTCGTCGTTGAATCTTACAACCCGCACAGCGGGCAGTGGAGCTACTGTGCGCCTCTACACACGGGAGTGAGCACGGCCGGCATTTCCATTTTGAACAGCAAGATCTATCTCCTCGGAGGCTGGAACGAGGGCGAGAAGAAGTATAAGAAGTGCATTCAATTATACAACCCCGATCTCAATGAATGGACTGAGGATGATGAGTTGCCAGAAGCCACTGTCGGCATTTCATGCTGTGTCGTCACCATACCTACACGGAAAACACGAGAATCCAGATCTAGAGCCAGTTCGGTTTCATCTGCACCAGTCAGTATATAA
- the eloal gene encoding elongin A, like, which translates to MASSSQVVKRIMRCKLQLSDTAEPTTDCGGGCVEDPIHSSCSKCSISNCGEPKPGIPYLIIKTLQKLKDLDVTLDILAETGIGKIVNSLRRDKHAGEYAKSLVKGWKKLVAKKSTSSHAEVLSETTVKNKDDESSSEDGSLPAEDVNGNRLTSPSKNQDSSDEAPFKTQRKKADLQKGKCERKIKTGENKKCEKSKREIHRNNTTKNKIEIKGDKMDLDASRKNKNSKALLGDKHLEGTSQKSRLDSREKLKVTSESRGFWSDRESNRKSKPSKESTLNGKESFSSSRNPKEMSKVAKDDRSLGISRSSENRKRKKTEEKPKPDSEGSKHKDKKAKIKPKKEEGSSHQEEPSMSFESYLNYDASLKKRKCQPAVKKTHKTMKTAAKRQPKNDSSMKSVKSPASSPEQTIQDSIEHLMNVPLPATLPELEKPSSVDYYFNNQVEKEPDFADISEESAVFTGQRLNKKMQVYSGAKTLYLPTMMSLYQQCIRTLQNNIDLLYETGGVPFELLEPVLERCTPEQLLRIEECNPIYIGVSDHLWGKHCQRDFKGFKLKEYESWKELYLRMSEERERKLQRLTKTIVSANSKKPKGRQVMMAFIHTVAKPPRDVRIQQEIHGTAVQQPHQPKCSVKTQDNRLKPSCNESSSTGSGPSNTQDPRKRTRVAPMMAKSLKAFKKQLGRR; encoded by the exons ATGGCCAGCAGCTCTCAGGTGGTGAAGAGAATCATGCGGTGCAAACTTCAGCTGTCAGACACAGCCGAGCCCACCACG GACTGTGGTGGTGGGTGTGTGGAGGATCCCATACATAGCTCCTGCTCCAAATGCTCAATCAGCAACTGTGGTGAGCCGAAACCAGGAATACCATATTTG ATTATCAAAACTTTGCAGAAACTGAAGGATCTAGATGTCACCCTAGATATTCTTGCT GAAACTGGAATTGGCAAAATCGTTAATTCCTTGCGGAGAGACAAACATGCTGGAGAATATGCCAAGTCACTGGTTAAAGGTTGGAAGAAGCTGGTCGCAAAGAAATCCACAAG TAGCCATGCAGAGGTTTTGTCAGAAACTACTGTTAAAAACAAAGACGACGAAAGCTCTTCAGAAGATGGAAGTCTGCCAGCTGAGGATGTAAACGGTAACCGATTAACTTCTCCCAGCAAGAATCAGGACTCTTCAGATGAAGCTCCATTTAAAACGCAGCGGAAGAAAGCGGATTTGCAGAAGGGAAAATgtgagaggaaaataaaaacaggggagaataaaaaatgtgaaaaaagtaaACGAGAAATACACAGAAATAACACTACGAAAAACAAAATTGAGATCAAGGGGGACAAAATGGATTTGGATGCATCCAGGAAGAACAAAAACAGCAAGGCTTTGCTTGGGGACAAACACTTGGAGGGCACTAGTCAAAAATCCAGATTGGACTCCAGGGAGAAGCTGAAAGTTACCTCTGAAAGCAGAGGTTTTTGGTCGGACAGAGAGTCGAACAGGAAATCAAAGCCATCCAAAGAATCAACACTGAACGGCAAAGAATCTTTTTCATCCAGCAGAAACCCCAAAGAAATGTCAAAAGTGGCCAAAGATGACAGATCCTTGGGAATATCAAGGAGCTCAGAAaacaggaaaaggaaaaaaacagaagaaaaacccAAACCAGACTCTGAAGGCTCAAAACATAAAGACAAGAAGGCTAAAATTAAACCTAAAAAGGAAGAGGGTAGCAGCCATCAGGAAGAGCCCTCCATGTCTTTTGAATCTTATCTGAACTATGATGCGAGTCTTAAGAAGAGAAAATGTCAACCTGCTGTGAAGAAAACTCACAAAACAATGAAGACTGCAGCAAAACGGCAACCAAAAAACGATTCCAGCATGAAATCTGTGAAGTCACCTGCTTCCTCTCCTGAACAG ACGATCCAGGACTCTATAGAGCACCTAATGAATGTTCCTTTACCTGCTACTTTGCCTGAATTGGAAAAGCCATCAAGTGTGGACTACTACTTCAACAATCAAG TTGAGAAGGAGCCTGATTTTGCTGACATCTCAGAGGAGTCTGCGGTCTTTACTGGGCAGCGACTGAACAAAAAGATGCAGGTGTACTCTGGTGCAAAAACTTTGTACCTACCAACCATGATGAGCTTGTATCAACAGTGTATTCGGACACTCCAGAACAATATTGACT TGCTTTACGAAACTGGTGGAGTCCCGTTTGAACTTCTCGAGCCCGTGCTGGAGAGGTGCACACCGGAGCAGCTGCTACGGATTGAAGAATGCAATCCA ATCTATATTGGAGTGTCAGACCACTTATGGGGAAAACATTGCCAGAGGGATTTCAAAGGGTTCAAACTTAAGGAATATGAATCATGGAAAGAGTTGTATCTCAGGATGTCTGAGGAGCGAGAAAGAAAGCTTCAAAGACTGACAAAAACTATTGTCTCAGCAAACTCCAAGAAACCGAAGG GACGGCAGGTGATGATGGCATTTATTCACACTGTTGCCAAGCCACCGAGAGATGTACGAATTCAGCAGGAAATTCATGGAACTGCTGTTCAGCAGCCTCATCAGCCCAAGTGCAG TGTGAAGACTCAGGACAACCGATTGAAACCTAGCTGTAATGAGTCCAGCAGCACCGGTTCTGGGCCGAGCAACACACAAGACCCTCGCAAAAGAACAA GAGTTGCTCCAATGATGGCAAAGTCTTTGAAGGCATTTAAAAAGCAGCTGGGACGCAGATGA